The following proteins come from a genomic window of Nicotiana tomentosiformis chromosome 12, ASM39032v3, whole genome shotgun sequence:
- the LOC138902351 gene encoding mitogen-activated protein kinase kinase kinase 20-like: protein MAILHIHSKGYIHCDINPKNILVFPNAVIHANGVNNRLKLADFGSALRKGEKTCLKSCMYLGESLCYVSPEFIEKGNFQPVSDIWSLGCILCEMISGTIVWSEAEAKGKESELELHIVCKHPKIPNDVSAIAMDFIKKCLERKHERRCTAEDLIKHPFVQNFLDASTDWISKRDMFTTHSRDTLGSHFIPFKLFP, encoded by the coding sequence ATGGCCATTCTTCATATTCATAGCAAAGGTTATATTCATTGTGATATAAACCCCAAAAACATTCTTGTCTTTCCTAATGCTGTAATTCATGCTAATGGAGTaaataatagattgaagttggcGGATTTCGGTTCAGCACTAAGGAAAGGAGAAAAAACTTGCCTAAAAAGCTGTATGTATCTTGGAGAGAGTCTCTGTTATGTTTCCCCTGAGTTTATAGAGAAGGGAAATTTTCAACCAGTCAGCGATATTTGGTCCTTGGGCTGCATTCTTTGTGAGATGATCAGTGGAACCATTGTTTGGTCTGAAGCCGAAGCCAAAGGAAAAGAGAGTGAATTAGAATTGCATATTGTTTGCAAGCATCCGAAAATCCCAAACGATGTTTCTGCTATTGCGATGGATTTCATAAAGAAATGCCTTGAAAGAAAGCATGAAAGAAGATGTACAGCAGAAGATTTGATTAAGCACCCCTTCGTACAAAATTTTCTTGATGCTTCGACTGACTGGATTTCAAAGAGGGACATGTTCACCACACACAGTCGTGACACTCTTGGTAGCCATTTCATACCATTCAAGCTTTTCCCCTAA